A stretch of Clostridium formicaceticum DNA encodes these proteins:
- a CDS encoding AAA family ATPase gives MDCIYLQLFNTPAIFKNNTRIFLPFKKAEALFYYLVVHQRATREELVHLLWGEIDEETAKKNLRNAMYKIRKAFDLNIVISPQRAIVMINPDIKIESDLEIFITGRDKGIGVYTGEFLQGFHVRDGGAFENWMSTTREYYREMYIARLQEKLHRFLDKKDEKMVEYYAKLLIQVDPFDEKTYRILMRLYSDQGAYSKAIDLYSRLQQVLQQELGITPDRRTKELLKDIFPNRGDKETKNKEKPQEFFYGRKKEVKRLENNYRSFIKEGCYSSCFIVGEAGIGKTTLKNQLLKIVAKEELYLLETNCYQAEEKYFLKPWNAIFSLLSEKILKDNIELPPLWKDILISVFPGFATEGTASTINFLEEGSLFNYRVVEDAVLGLFKRISSRRKIIVVFEDLQWIDSMSLSLLSSLLQQDQGKNLLFVGTCRDGYDKRIDKFMVKIRKYHPMEEIPIGRFTFQEVGDFIHKTLPDLSMKGNLVEEIYEETEGNTFFIIEYLQSLRKNNDFEKITPKMQDILKSRFLEVSEEGKKVLNIISLFFDKVSLELLTTLMNKDELQVMQMIEELQNKNIVKALEKGHEITFQFTHLKLREFIYFQQSSAMRKVLHNKVGNILESQLRHNKVDVLNYSRLIYHFSHAGNQFKTLKYSIKNINAHLDFSYEVFPTSNEVNEQKKEGFFGTEKELLQSLKAMEEELEEIKKYHFSWEEMVKLQIEFLYIRGRYAIREGAYKEAIVYIQQMIEASKTIKAHAYCLKGYKQMIYYCIQAHKVEEMTFYVEEALLLARTCREQKEIGIALRLKGLNKIMMGRYVEAEEVLKASIKIFDEITKIDNKYIINIAAAYNYMGEIRRYTMKFSSALNYYDKAIAICEENKVLKGLTQFNTNAGQAALEMGDYQRAKEYLQRAISLYQQIEVFWGRSIAEGYMALLLVSEGRYKEALAYLKTAEVYAEKLKSPYELGILYRVKTEIKAKFGKNSTLKEIFDDYLSLNIEEYCKRGIALLGEVKTSYEKEILKVFIKDAK, from the coding sequence ATGGATTGTATTTACTTGCAACTTTTTAATACCCCTGCTATTTTTAAGAACAATACAAGAATTTTCTTACCCTTTAAAAAAGCAGAAGCTTTGTTTTACTACTTAGTTGTACATCAACGGGCCACACGGGAGGAACTGGTGCATCTTTTGTGGGGCGAAATAGACGAGGAGACGGCTAAGAAAAATTTAAGGAATGCAATGTATAAGATTAGGAAGGCTTTTGACTTAAATATTGTTATTTCTCCCCAAAGGGCGATTGTTATGATAAATCCTGACATAAAAATAGAAAGCGATTTAGAAATATTTATTACAGGTAGAGATAAGGGGATAGGGGTTTATACTGGTGAATTTCTCCAAGGCTTCCATGTGAGGGATGGGGGAGCCTTTGAGAACTGGATGTCTACAACAAGGGAATATTATAGAGAGATGTATATCGCAAGACTTCAGGAAAAACTACATCGGTTTTTAGATAAAAAAGATGAAAAAATGGTGGAATATTATGCTAAGCTATTGATTCAGGTGGATCCTTTTGATGAAAAAACCTATCGCATATTGATGAGGCTTTATAGTGACCAAGGTGCTTATAGTAAAGCAATAGATCTTTATAGTCGACTACAACAAGTATTACAACAGGAACTGGGAATTACACCAGATAGAAGAACAAAAGAACTACTGAAAGATATTTTTCCCAATAGAGGGGATAAGGAAACAAAGAATAAAGAAAAACCGCAAGAGTTTTTTTATGGAAGAAAAAAAGAGGTGAAAAGATTAGAAAATAACTATAGAAGTTTTATCAAGGAAGGTTGTTACAGTTCGTGTTTTATCGTAGGGGAAGCAGGAATTGGAAAAACCACATTAAAAAATCAGCTCTTAAAAATCGTGGCAAAAGAGGAACTATATCTATTAGAAACCAATTGCTATCAAGCAGAGGAAAAGTATTTCTTGAAACCTTGGAATGCTATCTTTTCTTTGCTGTCAGAAAAAATTTTAAAAGATAACATAGAACTTCCTCCCCTTTGGAAGGATATTCTTATTTCTGTCTTTCCTGGATTTGCAACCGAAGGGACTGCATCTACTATAAACTTCCTAGAGGAAGGAAGTCTTTTTAACTATAGAGTTGTGGAAGATGCTGTACTGGGGCTTTTTAAAAGAATTAGTAGTAGAAGAAAAATAATCGTTGTTTTTGAAGATCTGCAATGGATAGATAGTATGAGTTTATCCCTTTTGAGTAGCCTTTTGCAACAGGATCAAGGAAAAAACCTGTTGTTTGTAGGGACTTGTAGAGATGGATATGATAAAAGAATCGATAAATTTATGGTAAAAATAAGAAAATACCACCCTATGGAAGAAATACCGATAGGAAGATTTACCTTCCAAGAAGTAGGCGATTTTATACATAAAACATTACCTGATCTTTCAATGAAGGGTAATTTAGTAGAAGAAATATATGAGGAAACAGAGGGAAATACTTTTTTTATCATAGAATATCTCCAATCTCTTAGAAAAAATAATGATTTTGAGAAAATTACCCCTAAAATGCAAGATATTTTAAAAAGCAGATTTTTAGAGGTTTCTGAGGAGGGGAAAAAGGTATTAAATATTATTTCTCTTTTTTTTGATAAGGTTTCACTAGAACTACTAACGACGTTAATGAATAAAGATGAACTGCAAGTGATGCAGATGATAGAAGAGCTGCAAAACAAAAACATTGTAAAGGCATTAGAGAAAGGGCATGAAATCACTTTTCAATTTACCCACCTTAAATTAAGGGAATTCATCTATTTCCAGCAATCTTCAGCTATGAGGAAGGTGCTACATAATAAAGTAGGGAATATACTGGAAAGTCAGTTAAGACATAATAAAGTAGACGTACTAAATTATTCTAGACTGATTTATCACTTTTCCCATGCTGGTAATCAGTTCAAAACCTTAAAGTATAGTATAAAAAATATTAATGCCCACTTAGATTTTAGTTATGAAGTATTCCCTACATCCAATGAGGTAAATGAACAAAAAAAAGAGGGATTTTTTGGCACAGAAAAAGAGCTGCTTCAATCTCTTAAGGCGATGGAGGAGGAGTTAGAAGAAATAAAGAAGTATCATTTTTCTTGGGAGGAAATGGTAAAGCTACAGATAGAATTTTTGTACATAAGAGGTAGATATGCCATAAGAGAAGGTGCCTACAAGGAGGCGATTGTTTATATACAGCAAATGATAGAAGCATCAAAAACAATCAAAGCCCATGCGTATTGTTTAAAGGGTTATAAGCAGATGATCTATTATTGCATACAAGCTCATAAAGTAGAAGAAATGACCTTCTATGTAGAAGAGGCTTTACTATTGGCAAGGACCTGCAGAGAGCAAAAGGAAATAGGGATTGCCTTAAGGTTAAAGGGATTAAATAAAATCATGATGGGAAGGTATGTAGAAGCAGAAGAGGTGTTAAAGGCCTCTATAAAAATATTTGATGAAATTACCAAAATTGATAATAAATATATCATCAATATTGCAGCGGCTTACAACTATATGGGGGAGATAAGAAGATATACAATGAAATTTTCCAGTGCTTTAAATTACTATGATAAAGCGATAGCTATTTGTGAAGAAAACAAAGTCCTCAAGGGATTAACCCAATTCAACACCAATGCAGGACAAGCTGCTTTAGAAATGGGAGATTATCAAAGGGCAAAGGAATATTTGCAAAGAGCTATTTCTTTATATCAGCAAATAGAGGTGTTTTGGGGACGTTCTATCGCTGAAGGATATATGGCATTATTATTGGTTTCAGAAGGCAGATATAAAGAGGCGTTGGCTTATCTAAAAACAGCTGAGGTTTATGCTGAAAAGCTGAAAAGTCCCTATGAACTGGGGATACTATACAGAGTGAAGACAGAAATAAAAGCAAAATTTGGAAAAAACAGCACGTTGAAAGAGATATTTGATGATTATTTAAGCTTGAATATAGAGGAATATTGCAAAAGAGGAATAGCTTTATTGGGAGAAGTAAAGACTAGCTACGAAAAAGAGATTCTGAAGGTTTTTATAAAGGATGCTAAGTAG
- a CDS encoding cyclodeaminase/cyclohydrolase family protein: MLTDLTVKDFLQKTASNDPVPGGGSVAALSAATAAALTEMVANLTIGRKKYVEVEEEMKEVVKNVLQVRKELIQDIDRDSDAYNEVMAAFKLPKETEEEVRSRKAAIEEATKKAALVPLSVAQKAFVMMEAVEKVVTKGNQNAVTDGAVAAMMTRTAVLSALYNVKINLGSIQDTGFVEEVSLKVREIETKIEALEKNILAHVNL; the protein is encoded by the coding sequence ATGTTAACGGATTTAACCGTAAAGGATTTTTTGCAAAAAACCGCCTCCAATGATCCAGTACCAGGAGGAGGAAGTGTGGCGGCTTTGAGTGCTGCTACGGCTGCCGCTTTAACAGAAATGGTGGCAAACTTAACCATAGGAAGAAAAAAATATGTAGAAGTAGAAGAAGAAATGAAAGAAGTGGTAAAAAATGTTCTTCAGGTTAGAAAGGAACTTATACAGGACATTGATAGGGATTCAGATGCTTATAATGAAGTAATGGCTGCCTTTAAACTCCCTAAAGAAACGGAGGAAGAGGTCCGCAGCAGAAAAGCTGCTATTGAAGAAGCAACGAAAAAAGCAGCTTTAGTACCGTTATCGGTAGCACAAAAAGCATTTGTGATGATGGAGGCTGTTGAAAAGGTAGTTACAAAAGGTAATCAAAACGCTGTTACCGATGGGGCTGTGGCAGCAATGATGACAAGAACTGCTGTGCTTTCAGCTCTATATAATGTAAAAATTAATCTAGGATCTATTCAAGATACTGGATTTGTAGAGGAAGTTTCTTTAAAGGTGAGGGAAATAGAAACAAAGATAGAAGCATTAGAAAAAAATATTTTAGCACATGTAAATTTATAG
- the ftcD gene encoding glutamate formimidoyltransferase gives MSQKKKIVQCVPNFSEGRDLEKIEKIVHVFRGKEGVKLLDYSRDEDHNRAVVTVVGEPEALKKAVVEAIGKAIDVIDMNKHQGQHPRMGAVDVVPFIPIKNISMTEAVELAKEVAKEVSEKYDLPIYLYEKAASTPERENLAQVRKGQFEGMAEKVKQPDWHPDFGSKEIHPTAGVTAIGARMPLVAYNVNLDTNKLEIADKIAKNVRHMSGGFRYCKGIGVELKDRGIVQVSMNMTDYTKTALYRAFELIRIEAKRYGVNVVGSEIIGSVPMEALIDTAAYYLGLEDFSMEQVLEARLME, from the coding sequence ATGAGTCAAAAGAAAAAAATTGTTCAATGTGTACCGAATTTTAGTGAAGGTAGAGATTTAGAAAAAATAGAGAAAATTGTTCATGTCTTTAGAGGAAAAGAGGGAGTAAAGTTACTGGACTATAGCAGGGATGAAGATCATAATAGAGCAGTAGTAACTGTAGTGGGAGAACCTGAAGCATTAAAAAAGGCAGTAGTAGAAGCCATAGGTAAGGCGATAGATGTGATCGATATGAACAAGCATCAAGGGCAGCATCCTAGAATGGGTGCAGTAGATGTTGTTCCCTTTATCCCTATTAAAAATATAAGCATGACAGAGGCAGTGGAACTGGCAAAAGAAGTGGCAAAGGAAGTCTCTGAAAAGTATGACCTCCCCATCTATTTATATGAAAAAGCTGCTTCAACACCTGAAAGAGAAAACCTAGCGCAAGTTAGAAAAGGCCAGTTTGAAGGTATGGCAGAAAAGGTAAAACAGCCAGATTGGCATCCTGATTTTGGGTCAAAGGAAATTCATCCTACTGCTGGTGTTACTGCTATAGGGGCAAGGATGCCTTTAGTAGCCTATAACGTAAATTTAGATACAAATAAATTAGAAATTGCTGATAAAATTGCAAAGAATGTAAGGCATATGAGTGGTGGTTTTAGGTACTGTAAAGGAATCGGTGTAGAGTTAAAGGATCGAGGAATTGTCCAGGTTTCTATGAATATGACGGATTACACCAAAACCGCCTTATATAGAGCCTTTGAATTGATTAGAATAGAAGCGAAGAGATATGGTGTCAATGTAGTGGGAAGTGAAATTATTGGTTCAGTTCCCATGGAAGCACTTATAGATACAGCTGCTTACTATTTGGGTTTAGAAGATTTTTCTATGGAGCAGGTGTTGGAAGCTAGATTGATGGAGTGA
- a CDS encoding urocanate hydratase: MITNRNIFDAMTIKLDNTLPEYPKFVEGIRRAPDRGFKLTATQTEIALKNALRYVPEELHEVLAPEFLEELMTQGRIYGYRYRPQGNIKAKAIDKYQGNCIEGKAFQVMMDNNLDFDIALYPYELVTYGETGKVCQNWMQYQLIKKYLQVMTNEQTLVIESGHPLGLFKSKVDAPRVIITNALMVGMFDNLKDWDIAEQMGVANYGQMTAGGWMYIGPQGIVHGTFNTLLNAGRLKLGLRQDEDLRGVLFVTSGLGGMSGAQPKAVEIANGVGIIAEVDYSRIQTRYEQGWVREVSADLKEVFDIARKYIEKREAISIAYHGNIVDLLQYAVDNQIKIDLLSDQTSCHAVYEGGYCPKGLSFDERTAMLKRDREKFKQLVDKTLKEHFYLIKTLVERGTYFFDYGNAFMKSVYDAGVKEISKNGRDEKEGFIFPSYVEDIMGPELFDYGYGPFRWVCLSGKHEDLMKTDKAAMDLIDPNRRGQDRDNYVWIRDAEKNKMVVGTQARILYQDAMGRTRIALKFNDMVRNGEVGPIMLGRDHHDVSGTDSPFRETSNIKDGSNVMADMATQCFAGNAARGMSLVALHNGGGVGIGKSINGGFGMVLDGSDRVDAILKSAMPWDVMGGVARRAWARNENSITTSIEYNQENAATDHITLPFIPKEDLVKGLVEKAFKNKTTM; this comes from the coding sequence ATGATTACGAATAGGAATATATTTGATGCAATGACCATCAAACTAGATAATACTTTGCCAGAATATCCTAAATTTGTAGAGGGTATTCGTCGGGCGCCTGATAGAGGCTTTAAACTTACAGCAACACAGACTGAAATAGCTTTAAAAAATGCCCTTCGTTATGTTCCTGAAGAGCTACACGAAGTGCTGGCACCAGAGTTCTTAGAGGAATTGATGACACAAGGAAGGATCTATGGTTATCGCTATAGGCCTCAGGGAAATATAAAAGCAAAGGCTATTGATAAATACCAAGGGAATTGTATCGAAGGAAAAGCTTTTCAAGTAATGATGGATAATAACCTAGACTTTGATATTGCCCTTTACCCCTATGAATTAGTGACCTATGGAGAGACGGGGAAGGTATGTCAAAATTGGATGCAGTATCAATTGATTAAAAAATATCTTCAGGTGATGACCAATGAACAAACATTAGTGATTGAATCCGGGCACCCACTAGGACTATTTAAATCAAAGGTAGATGCGCCAAGAGTCATTATTACCAATGCTTTGATGGTGGGTATGTTTGATAATTTAAAAGACTGGGATATTGCAGAACAAATGGGTGTTGCTAACTATGGTCAAATGACAGCTGGAGGATGGATGTATATAGGGCCTCAGGGAATTGTTCATGGCACTTTCAACACCTTACTAAATGCTGGCAGGCTTAAATTAGGTTTAAGGCAAGATGAGGATTTAAGAGGAGTGTTGTTTGTAACATCTGGTCTTGGTGGTATGAGTGGTGCACAGCCTAAAGCTGTAGAAATTGCTAATGGTGTAGGCATTATTGCTGAAGTAGATTATTCTAGGATTCAGACTAGATATGAACAAGGTTGGGTAAGGGAGGTTTCAGCAGACTTAAAAGAGGTATTTGATATTGCCAGGAAATATATAGAGAAAAGGGAGGCAATTTCTATCGCCTACCATGGAAATATCGTTGACTTATTACAATATGCTGTAGACAACCAAATAAAAATTGACTTACTTTCTGACCAAACCTCCTGTCATGCGGTTTATGAAGGAGGCTATTGTCCAAAAGGCTTAAGCTTTGATGAAAGAACAGCTATGCTAAAGAGGGATAGGGAAAAATTCAAACAATTGGTAGACAAAACCTTAAAAGAACACTTTTACTTAATTAAAACATTGGTGGAAAGAGGCACCTATTTCTTTGATTATGGCAATGCTTTTATGAAGTCTGTCTATGATGCAGGTGTAAAGGAAATTTCTAAAAATGGCAGAGATGAAAAGGAAGGCTTTATCTTCCCTTCTTATGTAGAGGATATCATGGGACCTGAGCTGTTTGATTATGGCTATGGACCCTTTAGATGGGTCTGCTTAAGCGGGAAACATGAGGATTTGATGAAAACGGATAAAGCTGCTATGGACCTAATTGATCCTAATAGAAGGGGACAAGATAGAGATAATTATGTATGGATTCGGGATGCGGAAAAAAACAAAATGGTGGTTGGAACCCAGGCAAGAATCTTATACCAGGATGCTATGGGCAGAACAAGAATTGCTCTGAAATTTAATGATATGGTAAGAAATGGTGAGGTAGGACCCATCATGCTAGGAAGAGATCACCATGATGTAAGTGGCACGGATTCTCCCTTTAGAGAAACCTCCAACATCAAAGATGGCAGCAATGTTATGGCAGACATGGCTACCCAATGTTTTGCAGGAAATGCAGCTAGAGGCATGAGCTTGGTTGCTCTTCATAATGGAGGCGGTGTAGGAATTGGAAAGTCTATCAATGGCGGATTTGGTATGGTACTAGATGGCAGTGATAGGGTAGATGCTATATTAAAATCTGCAATGCCTTGGGATGTGATGGGTGGGGTTGCAAGAAGAGCATGGGCTAGAAATGAAAATTCTATTACAACCAGTATAGAATACAATCAAGAAAATGCTGCAACGGATCACATAACTTTGCCCTTTATTCCTAAAGAAGATTTGGTAAAGGGTTTAGTGGAAAAGGCTTTTAAAAATAAAACAACCATGTAA
- a CDS encoding HD-GYP domain-containing protein, with protein MIRLDTSAAAPGMTLAKSVYTKEGRLLIDKGIELKEFYIEKLKKYNIDHLYINWNKEITPEIQKIITIETKGAVLAAIKDTMMNIHIKKEIDMQKLLTVVTQMIEELMNQGSILLNLTDIRSIDEYTFGHCVNVCVLSLMMGIALSYKKEDLQTLGMGALLHDIGKIGVKNEILTKPDVLTTVEYEEIKKHTSFGYGLVKHMKEVKQEISWVIRDHHERYDGRGYPNGLFGKQIHEFPRIVAICDVYDALTSNRVYRKGIPPHDAIEYLITMGNHQFDYDLVKIFLKYISIYPVGTFVKLQSGEEGVVINTYEDWPTRPVIRVVKDASGNLIKLTKNIDLTKQLNNGIVDILKAV; from the coding sequence GTGATTAGACTAGATACTTCTGCAGCAGCACCTGGCATGACTTTAGCGAAATCAGTCTATACGAAAGAGGGAAGGTTGTTAATAGATAAAGGAATAGAATTAAAGGAGTTTTATATAGAAAAACTTAAAAAGTATAATATAGATCATCTTTATATAAACTGGAACAAAGAGATTACCCCAGAAATACAAAAGATTATTACGATAGAAACAAAAGGAGCCGTCTTAGCAGCAATAAAAGATACAATGATGAATATCCACATAAAAAAAGAAATAGATATGCAAAAACTACTAACTGTGGTTACTCAGATGATTGAAGAATTGATGAATCAAGGGAGTATTCTTTTAAATTTAACAGATATAAGAAGTATTGATGAATATACTTTTGGTCACTGTGTGAATGTATGTGTGCTATCCTTAATGATGGGGATAGCTTTAAGTTATAAAAAAGAAGACCTACAGACTTTAGGCATGGGAGCTTTATTACATGATATAGGAAAAATAGGAGTAAAAAATGAGATTTTAACAAAGCCTGATGTTTTAACAACCGTAGAATATGAAGAAATAAAAAAGCACACATCTTTTGGCTATGGGTTAGTAAAACATATGAAGGAAGTTAAACAAGAAATCTCATGGGTTATTCGGGATCATCATGAACGCTATGATGGGAGAGGATATCCCAATGGACTTTTTGGAAAACAAATACACGAATTTCCGCGAATTGTAGCCATCTGTGATGTGTATGATGCATTAACCTCTAATAGAGTTTACAGAAAGGGCATACCTCCCCATGATGCTATTGAATACTTAATCACTATGGGAAATCATCAATTTGACTATGATTTAGTAAAAATATTTTTAAAGTATATTTCTATTTATCCTGTAGGAACTTTCGTAAAGTTGCAATCTGGCGAAGAAGGCGTTGTAATAAACACCTACGAAGATTGGCCTACAAGACCCGTAATAAGAGTAGTGAAGGATGCTTCTGGTAATTTAATAAAACTTACGAAAAATATTGACTTAACGAAACAATTAAATAATGGTATTGTGGATATACTAAAAGCAGTATAA
- the whiA gene encoding DNA-binding protein WhiA, with product MSFSANTKSELARIFPEEHCCKLAELAALIRMSGTLQLTGLKKINLRINTENPSTARKIFKYIKKLFEIHTEVMIRRNSRLKKNNYYMMMISHAMGSVAILKKVGILKEDNRSFDITYEVPMELLTKPCCKRAYLRGAFLGGGSISAPEKTYHLEFVTNSLQHSENLKDLINEFNLNAKTVERKGSYVVYIKEGDQVVDVLNIIGAHKALLDLENIRIYKQMRNDINRIVNCETANLSKTVNASMRQIENIEYIRDTIGIHGLPEGLREIAELRLNYQEASLKELGQMVNPAIGKSGVNHRLRKIEEIAKRLQMKKQ from the coding sequence ATGTCATTTTCAGCAAATACAAAATCAGAGCTAGCGAGAATTTTTCCTGAGGAACACTGTTGTAAATTAGCAGAGTTAGCAGCTTTAATTAGGATGAGCGGAACTTTACAATTGACAGGTCTAAAAAAAATTAATCTAAGAATCAATACAGAAAATCCATCAACCGCTAGAAAGATATTTAAATATATAAAAAAACTATTTGAAATACACACAGAAGTGATGATTAGGCGAAATTCACGCCTTAAGAAAAATAACTACTATATGATGATGATTAGCCATGCTATGGGAAGTGTAGCTATTTTAAAAAAAGTAGGTATATTAAAGGAGGACAATCGTTCCTTTGATATCACCTATGAAGTACCTATGGAGCTTTTAACAAAACCTTGTTGCAAAAGGGCTTATTTAAGGGGGGCTTTTTTAGGAGGAGGTTCTATCAGCGCACCAGAAAAAACCTATCACTTAGAGTTTGTTACCAATAGCCTGCAGCATAGCGAAAATCTTAAGGATTTAATTAATGAATTTAATTTAAATGCTAAAACAGTAGAACGAAAAGGAAGCTATGTAGTTTATATTAAAGAAGGTGATCAGGTGGTGGATGTTTTAAATATAATAGGAGCGCATAAGGCCCTCTTGGATTTAGAGAACATTAGGATTTACAAACAAATGAGGAATGATATCAATAGAATTGTCAATTGTGAAACTGCTAACCTAAGTAAAACTGTCAATGCTTCTATGAGACAAATTGAGAATATCGAATATATAAGAGACACGATAGGCATTCATGGATTACCGGAAGGCTTAAGAGAAATTGCTGAATTGCGTTTAAATTACCAAGAGGCCAGTCTAAAAGAACTAGGACAGATGGTTAACCCTGCTATTGGAAAGTCTGGGGTGAACCACCGACTTAGAAAAATTGAAGAAATTGCCAAAAGATTACAAATGAAAAAACAGTGA
- a CDS encoding DUF1540 domain-containing protein, producing the protein MKQHPKMEVMCHVHNCRFNETDYCFAPKLEVNAKGNTDMANSSNEALCTTFQSK; encoded by the coding sequence ATGAAACAGCATCCCAAAATGGAAGTAATGTGCCATGTGCATAATTGTAGATTTAACGAAACAGATTATTGTTTTGCTCCCAAATTAGAGGTAAATGCAAAAGGTAATACAGATATGGCTAACTCTTCTAATGAAGCACTTTGCACAACTTTTCAATCAAAATAA